Proteins encoded by one window of Scatophagus argus isolate fScaArg1 chromosome 4, fScaArg1.pri, whole genome shotgun sequence:
- the LOC124057333 gene encoding coiled-coil domain-containing protein 158-like isoform X5 — translation MSLGFQSSDPQSIGLPSNNGAPVLRSEPSLKHETNAFFTETPDASLRLRFNSLTLDELSEELDRRTKETQRLQDEVENATKQTLERFGCTYGTLSSPGRMCHNHRLNVYDSSEDSTILSAHQHTGTHPLVYDHDSLNQGVTHRDICSPGEEVFENVTNDCLPQLSDLQLNKKHDQPTRETFSGDKAVMNLQTELHKVQMEKDVLSDLRLKDSRKHVDQMEKMLYMLEELQNIKRAGDQKLQETEDEALALNRRVETLEQNVKEMYSSLLSPEKQCGNNAITGRHTATSSRQLSTAPTLIEEFDNETDRLQKSLFLSAEQLETEDCKGANKQTDRIEDLIASLSQEMVLLNDKLSSSKDNGVNLSAKLELLKKLAERQTSLHQVQVSELVSALSSHKHTVYCLEQQLIQAQSQLVDAQREKERSLQQAEELQYLLGQLKRCSEQQQCELQEEVKALRGQLEVTREQLRRGGEENTCLQALLEQKAQEGRKSQELLEEKNKEVKLRQQDAQQHLAKLEEAERRCQTLHADRKTLRQKVDDREKMMNVLRLQMERSSQMTVKHSSAIDNLHQENSLLSNQLNQHKLEIQQLRVELDQRKSDLAAAEQERQRLQASVDEQSQHVQQECLEKQQLTTQVELQHVELLTLKKELRQLKQLHSCKKEEHEGVVLKLQSQLRSVHDELDQVRSTLRTLEGADGHGLQAAMDMQEKITARREQIDSLQGKIQHLEETVEKLYQEKRYQSLEHQRHLQELSVVSTEKRQLSNELEALRSKDKQLMERIGQLEAILHKMSESFADCQDFIQLQEQEFFRLKLQHVLDLKEFRGQNLHTALNVPPPHLTPVSPSALTAQPSSQQASNSLTTLLNPKRQQESPTQELRSLVKELRAVISENHRPHTDNIAAGSSFHRRRSAPERTTPNTDKAEEVKADCRFRRKTCTSEPHFPKTADQNRKVIINKSFTENIRRPVTAARYTSSLELLSLGRRSPVHCLLTADPNSQQ, via the exons ATGTCATTGGGGTTCCAGTCCTCTGATCCGCAGAGTATTGGGCTTCCCAGCAATAACGGTGCTCCCGTTTTACGATCTGAACCTTCGCTGAAGCATGAGACAAATG CTTTCTTTACAGAGACCCCTGACGCTTCCCTTCGGCTGAGATTTAACAGCCTGACACTGGATGAATTGAG TGAGGAGCTTGATAGGCGCACCAAGGAAACACAGAGGCTTCAGGACGAAGTGGAAAATGCAACCAAACAAACCTTGGAGAGGTTTGGCTGCACATATGGTACCCTCAGCTCACCTGGACGTATGTGCCACAACCACAGGTTGAATGTCT ATGACTCATCTGAGGATTCCACCATTCTTTCAGCCCACCAGCACACAGGGACTCACCCCCTGGTCTATGATCACGATAGTTTAAACCAAGGGGTTACACATAGGGATATCTGCTCTCCTGGAGAAGAggtgtttgaaaatgtcacaaatgacTGTCTGCCACAGCTGTCTGACTTGCAACTCAACAAG AAACATGATCAACCTACACGAGAGACATTCAGTGGTGACAAAGCTGTCATGAACCTACAGACTGAGTTGCATAAAGTCCAGATGGAGAAGGACGTTCTATCTGACCTCAG ATTGAAGGATTCAAGGAAACATGTTGATCAGATGGAAAAGATGCTGTACATGTTGGAGGAGctccaaaacatcaaaaggGCGGGGGACCAGAAGCTGCAGGAGACGGAAGATGAGGCCTTGGCACTTAACAGGAGGGTAGAGACGTTGGAACAAAACGTAAAGGAAATGTACTCTTCACTGCTATCTCCAGAGAAACAATGTGGAAACAATGCCATCACCGGTCGTCACACTGCCACTAGCTCGAGACAGCTATCCACGGCTCCTACATTAATTGAGGAATTTGACAAtgagacagacaggctgcaaaAGAGTCTTTTTTTG TCAGCAGAACAATTGGAGACTGAAGACTGCAAAGGAGCAAATAAGCAAACAGACAG AATTGAAGACCTAATTGCAAGTCTCAGCCAGGAGATGGTGCTGTTGAATGACAAACTGAGCTCATCGAAAGACAACGGTGTCAATTTAAGTGCCAAGTTGGAGCTGCTAAA GAAActtgcagagagacagacatcaCTGCACCAGGTTCAAGTCAGTGAACTTGTGTCAGCTCTCTCTAGCCATAAACATACG GTTTATTGTCTGGAGCAGCAGCTCATTCAGGCTCAGTCCCAGCTGGTGGACgcccagagagagaaagagcgatcTTTACAACAGGCAGAGGAGCTTCAGTACCTGCTTGGTCAACTTAAG AGgtgcagtgagcagcagcagtgtgagctCCAGGAGGAGGTAAAGGCCCTGAGAGGACAGCTGGAGGTGACCAGGGAGCAGCTCCGCAGAGGTGGGGAGGAGAACACCTGCTTGCAGGCACTGCTGGAACAGAAGGCCCAGGAGGGGAGGAAATCCCAGGAACTCctagaggagaaaaacaaagaagtcaAGCTCAGGCAGCAAGACGCCCAACAG catcttGCCAAGTTGGAAGAGGCTGAGAGGCGGTGCCAGACCCTGCAcgcagacagaaagacactgaGGCAGAAGGTGGATGATCGAGAAAAGATGATGAATGTTCTGAGATTGCAGATGGAGAGGAGCAGCCAGATGACGGTGAAGCACAGCAGCGCCATCGACAACCTTCACCAGGAGAACAGCCTCCTCAGCAACCAGCTAAACCAGCACAAGCTAGAGATCCAGCAGCTCAGG GTTGAGTTAGACCAGCGCAAATCAGACCTGGCTGCTGCAGAGCAGGAGAGGCAGCGGCTACAGGCCTCTGTGGATGAACAAAGTCAGCATGTCCAACAGGAATGTCTGGAGAAACAGCAGCTCACCACCCAGGTGGAGCTCCAGCATGTGGAGTTACTTACCCTCAAGA AGGAGCTCAGACAGCTGAAACAGCTCCACAGCTGTAAGAAGGAGGAGCACGAGGGTGTGGTACTGAAGCTTCAGAGTCAGCTAAGGAGCGTTCATGATGAGCTGGACCAGGTCAGGAGCACCCTGAGGACCCTTGAGGGAGCTGATGGACATG GCCTCCAAGCAGCCATGGACATGCAGGAGAAGATCACTGCCAGGAGAGAACAGATCGACTCCCTGCAGGGCAAAATCCAACATTTAGAAGAGACTGTGGAGAAGCTGTACCAG GAAAAGCGCTACCAGAGCCTGGAGCACCAGCGTCACCTCCAGGAACTTAGCGTCGTCAGTACGGAGAAGAGACAACTTAGCAACGAGCTGGAGGCCCTTCGCTCCAAAGATAAACAGTTAATGGAGCGGATCGGCCAGCTGGAGGCAATCCTTCACAAG ATGTCAGAGAGCTTTGCAGACTGTCAAGATTTTATCCAGCTGCAGGAGCAGGAGTTTTTCCGTCTGAAACTCCAACATGTCCTGGACTTAAAG GAGTTCAGAGGACAGAATTTGCACACAGCTCTGAATGTACCTCCACCTCACCTGACCCCTGTGTCCCCATCTGCACTCACTGCTCAGCCCTCCTCCCAGCAAGCCTCCAACTCCCTGACCACG CTGCTGAACCCAAAGAGGCAGCAGGAGAGCCCCACCCAGGAGCTCAGGTCTCTTGTCAAAGAGCTGAGGGCCGTGATTTCAGAGAACCACAGACCACACACAGATAACATCGCCGCTGGCAGCAGCTTCCACAGGAGGAGGTCCGCGCCGGAGAGAACCACACC CAATACTGACAAGGCTGAAGAGGTAAAAGCTGACTGCAGATTTAGAAGAAAAACCTGCACCAG CGAGCCACATTTCCCGAAGACAGCTGATCAAAACAGGAAAGTTATCATCAACAAATCCTTCACTGAGA ATATACGACGTCCAGTGACTGCAGCGAGGTACACTTCCTCCCTAGAGCTACTCTCACTGGGCCGCAGGTCACCCGTCCACTGTCTCCTGACCGCTGACCCGAACAGCCAGCAGTga
- the LOC124057333 gene encoding coiled-coil domain-containing protein 158-like isoform X2: MSLGFQSSDPQSIGLPSNNGAPVLRSEPSLKHETNAFFTETPDASLRLRFNSLTLDELSEELDRRTKETQRLQDEVENATKQTLERFGCTYGTLSSPGRMCHNHRLNVSHQHTGTHPLVYDHDSLNQGVTHRDICSPGEEVFENVTNDCLPQLSDLQLNKKHDQPTRETFSGDKAVMNLQTELHKVQMEKDVLSDLRLKDSRKHVDQMEKMLYMLEELQNIKRAGDQKLQETEDEALALNRRVETLEQNVKEMYSSLLSPEKQCGNNAITGRHTATSSRQLSTAPTLIEEFDNETDRLQKSLFLSAEQLETEDCKGANKQTDRIEDLIASLSQEMVLLNDKLSSSKDNGVNLSAKLELLKKLAERQTSLHQVQVSELVSALSSHKHTVYCLEQQLIQAQSQLVDAQREKERSLQQAEELQYLLGQLKRCSEQQQCELQEEVKALRGQLEVTREQLRRGGEENTCLQALLEQKAQEGRKSQELLEEKNKEVKLRQQDAQQHLAKLEEAERRCQTLHADRKTLRQKVDDREKMMNVLRLQMERSSQMTVKHSSAIDNLHQENSLLSNQLNQHKLEIQQLRVELDQRKSDLAAAEQERQRLQASVDEQSQHVQQECLEKQQLTTQVELQHVELLTLKKELRQLKQLHSCKKEEHEGVVLKLQSQLRSVHDELDQVRSTLRTLEGADGHGLQAAMDMQEKITARREQIDSLQGKIQHLEETVEKLYQEKRYQSLEHQRHLQELSVVSTEKRQLSNELEALRSKDKQLMERIGQLEAILHKMSESFADCQDFIQLQEQEFFRLKLQHVLDLKEFRGQNLHTALNVPPPHLTPVSPSALTAQPSSQQASNSLTTLLNPKRQQESPTQELRSLVKELRAVISENHRPHTDNIAAGSSFHRRRSAPERTTPNTDKAEEVKADCRFRRKTCTSEPHFPKTADQNRKVIINKSFTESEFS; this comes from the exons ATGTCATTGGGGTTCCAGTCCTCTGATCCGCAGAGTATTGGGCTTCCCAGCAATAACGGTGCTCCCGTTTTACGATCTGAACCTTCGCTGAAGCATGAGACAAATG CTTTCTTTACAGAGACCCCTGACGCTTCCCTTCGGCTGAGATTTAACAGCCTGACACTGGATGAATTGAG TGAGGAGCTTGATAGGCGCACCAAGGAAACACAGAGGCTTCAGGACGAAGTGGAAAATGCAACCAAACAAACCTTGGAGAGGTTTGGCTGCACATATGGTACCCTCAGCTCACCTGGACGTATGTGCCACAACCACAGGTTGAATGTCT CCCACCAGCACACAGGGACTCACCCCCTGGTCTATGATCACGATAGTTTAAACCAAGGGGTTACACATAGGGATATCTGCTCTCCTGGAGAAGAggtgtttgaaaatgtcacaaatgacTGTCTGCCACAGCTGTCTGACTTGCAACTCAACAAG AAACATGATCAACCTACACGAGAGACATTCAGTGGTGACAAAGCTGTCATGAACCTACAGACTGAGTTGCATAAAGTCCAGATGGAGAAGGACGTTCTATCTGACCTCAG ATTGAAGGATTCAAGGAAACATGTTGATCAGATGGAAAAGATGCTGTACATGTTGGAGGAGctccaaaacatcaaaaggGCGGGGGACCAGAAGCTGCAGGAGACGGAAGATGAGGCCTTGGCACTTAACAGGAGGGTAGAGACGTTGGAACAAAACGTAAAGGAAATGTACTCTTCACTGCTATCTCCAGAGAAACAATGTGGAAACAATGCCATCACCGGTCGTCACACTGCCACTAGCTCGAGACAGCTATCCACGGCTCCTACATTAATTGAGGAATTTGACAAtgagacagacaggctgcaaaAGAGTCTTTTTTTG TCAGCAGAACAATTGGAGACTGAAGACTGCAAAGGAGCAAATAAGCAAACAGACAG AATTGAAGACCTAATTGCAAGTCTCAGCCAGGAGATGGTGCTGTTGAATGACAAACTGAGCTCATCGAAAGACAACGGTGTCAATTTAAGTGCCAAGTTGGAGCTGCTAAA GAAActtgcagagagacagacatcaCTGCACCAGGTTCAAGTCAGTGAACTTGTGTCAGCTCTCTCTAGCCATAAACATACG GTTTATTGTCTGGAGCAGCAGCTCATTCAGGCTCAGTCCCAGCTGGTGGACgcccagagagagaaagagcgatcTTTACAACAGGCAGAGGAGCTTCAGTACCTGCTTGGTCAACTTAAG AGgtgcagtgagcagcagcagtgtgagctCCAGGAGGAGGTAAAGGCCCTGAGAGGACAGCTGGAGGTGACCAGGGAGCAGCTCCGCAGAGGTGGGGAGGAGAACACCTGCTTGCAGGCACTGCTGGAACAGAAGGCCCAGGAGGGGAGGAAATCCCAGGAACTCctagaggagaaaaacaaagaagtcaAGCTCAGGCAGCAAGACGCCCAACAG catcttGCCAAGTTGGAAGAGGCTGAGAGGCGGTGCCAGACCCTGCAcgcagacagaaagacactgaGGCAGAAGGTGGATGATCGAGAAAAGATGATGAATGTTCTGAGATTGCAGATGGAGAGGAGCAGCCAGATGACGGTGAAGCACAGCAGCGCCATCGACAACCTTCACCAGGAGAACAGCCTCCTCAGCAACCAGCTAAACCAGCACAAGCTAGAGATCCAGCAGCTCAGG GTTGAGTTAGACCAGCGCAAATCAGACCTGGCTGCTGCAGAGCAGGAGAGGCAGCGGCTACAGGCCTCTGTGGATGAACAAAGTCAGCATGTCCAACAGGAATGTCTGGAGAAACAGCAGCTCACCACCCAGGTGGAGCTCCAGCATGTGGAGTTACTTACCCTCAAGA AGGAGCTCAGACAGCTGAAACAGCTCCACAGCTGTAAGAAGGAGGAGCACGAGGGTGTGGTACTGAAGCTTCAGAGTCAGCTAAGGAGCGTTCATGATGAGCTGGACCAGGTCAGGAGCACCCTGAGGACCCTTGAGGGAGCTGATGGACATG GCCTCCAAGCAGCCATGGACATGCAGGAGAAGATCACTGCCAGGAGAGAACAGATCGACTCCCTGCAGGGCAAAATCCAACATTTAGAAGAGACTGTGGAGAAGCTGTACCAG GAAAAGCGCTACCAGAGCCTGGAGCACCAGCGTCACCTCCAGGAACTTAGCGTCGTCAGTACGGAGAAGAGACAACTTAGCAACGAGCTGGAGGCCCTTCGCTCCAAAGATAAACAGTTAATGGAGCGGATCGGCCAGCTGGAGGCAATCCTTCACAAG ATGTCAGAGAGCTTTGCAGACTGTCAAGATTTTATCCAGCTGCAGGAGCAGGAGTTTTTCCGTCTGAAACTCCAACATGTCCTGGACTTAAAG GAGTTCAGAGGACAGAATTTGCACACAGCTCTGAATGTACCTCCACCTCACCTGACCCCTGTGTCCCCATCTGCACTCACTGCTCAGCCCTCCTCCCAGCAAGCCTCCAACTCCCTGACCACG CTGCTGAACCCAAAGAGGCAGCAGGAGAGCCCCACCCAGGAGCTCAGGTCTCTTGTCAAAGAGCTGAGGGCCGTGATTTCAGAGAACCACAGACCACACACAGATAACATCGCCGCTGGCAGCAGCTTCCACAGGAGGAGGTCCGCGCCGGAGAGAACCACACC CAATACTGACAAGGCTGAAGAGGTAAAAGCTGACTGCAGATTTAGAAGAAAAACCTGCACCAG CGAGCCACATTTCCCGAAGACAGCTGATCAAAACAGGAAAGTTATCATCAACAAATCCTTCACTGAGAGTGAGTTTTCTTAA
- the LOC124057333 gene encoding coiled-coil domain-containing protein 158-like isoform X1, producing MSLGFQSSDPQSIGLPSNNGAPVLRSEPSLKHETNAFFTETPDASLRLRFNSLTLDELSEELDRRTKETQRLQDEVENATKQTLERFGCTYGTLSSPGRMCHNHRLNVYDSSEDSTILSAHQHTGTHPLVYDHDSLNQGVTHRDICSPGEEVFENVTNDCLPQLSDLQLNKKHDQPTRETFSGDKAVMNLQTELHKVQMEKDVLSDLRLKDSRKHVDQMEKMLYMLEELQNIKRAGDQKLQETEDEALALNRRVETLEQNVKEMYSSLLSPEKQCGNNAITGRHTATSSRQLSTAPTLIEEFDNETDRLQKSLFLSAEQLETEDCKGANKQTDRIEDLIASLSQEMVLLNDKLSSSKDNGVNLSAKLELLKKLAERQTSLHQVQVSELVSALSSHKHTVYCLEQQLIQAQSQLVDAQREKERSLQQAEELQYLLGQLKRCSEQQQCELQEEVKALRGQLEVTREQLRRGGEENTCLQALLEQKAQEGRKSQELLEEKNKEVKLRQQDAQQHLAKLEEAERRCQTLHADRKTLRQKVDDREKMMNVLRLQMERSSQMTVKHSSAIDNLHQENSLLSNQLNQHKLEIQQLRVELDQRKSDLAAAEQERQRLQASVDEQSQHVQQECLEKQQLTTQVELQHVELLTLKKELRQLKQLHSCKKEEHEGVVLKLQSQLRSVHDELDQVRSTLRTLEGADGHGLQAAMDMQEKITARREQIDSLQGKIQHLEETVEKLYQEKRYQSLEHQRHLQELSVVSTEKRQLSNELEALRSKDKQLMERIGQLEAILHKMSESFADCQDFIQLQEQEFFRLKLQHVLDLKEFRGQNLHTALNVPPPHLTPVSPSALTAQPSSQQASNSLTTRQQESPTQELRSLVKELRAVISENHRPHTDNIAAGSSFHRRRSAPERTTPNTDKAEEVKADCRFRRKTCTSEPHFPKTADQNRKVIINKSFTESEFS from the exons ATGTCATTGGGGTTCCAGTCCTCTGATCCGCAGAGTATTGGGCTTCCCAGCAATAACGGTGCTCCCGTTTTACGATCTGAACCTTCGCTGAAGCATGAGACAAATG CTTTCTTTACAGAGACCCCTGACGCTTCCCTTCGGCTGAGATTTAACAGCCTGACACTGGATGAATTGAG TGAGGAGCTTGATAGGCGCACCAAGGAAACACAGAGGCTTCAGGACGAAGTGGAAAATGCAACCAAACAAACCTTGGAGAGGTTTGGCTGCACATATGGTACCCTCAGCTCACCTGGACGTATGTGCCACAACCACAGGTTGAATGTCT ATGACTCATCTGAGGATTCCACCATTCTTTCAGCCCACCAGCACACAGGGACTCACCCCCTGGTCTATGATCACGATAGTTTAAACCAAGGGGTTACACATAGGGATATCTGCTCTCCTGGAGAAGAggtgtttgaaaatgtcacaaatgacTGTCTGCCACAGCTGTCTGACTTGCAACTCAACAAG AAACATGATCAACCTACACGAGAGACATTCAGTGGTGACAAAGCTGTCATGAACCTACAGACTGAGTTGCATAAAGTCCAGATGGAGAAGGACGTTCTATCTGACCTCAG ATTGAAGGATTCAAGGAAACATGTTGATCAGATGGAAAAGATGCTGTACATGTTGGAGGAGctccaaaacatcaaaaggGCGGGGGACCAGAAGCTGCAGGAGACGGAAGATGAGGCCTTGGCACTTAACAGGAGGGTAGAGACGTTGGAACAAAACGTAAAGGAAATGTACTCTTCACTGCTATCTCCAGAGAAACAATGTGGAAACAATGCCATCACCGGTCGTCACACTGCCACTAGCTCGAGACAGCTATCCACGGCTCCTACATTAATTGAGGAATTTGACAAtgagacagacaggctgcaaaAGAGTCTTTTTTTG TCAGCAGAACAATTGGAGACTGAAGACTGCAAAGGAGCAAATAAGCAAACAGACAG AATTGAAGACCTAATTGCAAGTCTCAGCCAGGAGATGGTGCTGTTGAATGACAAACTGAGCTCATCGAAAGACAACGGTGTCAATTTAAGTGCCAAGTTGGAGCTGCTAAA GAAActtgcagagagacagacatcaCTGCACCAGGTTCAAGTCAGTGAACTTGTGTCAGCTCTCTCTAGCCATAAACATACG GTTTATTGTCTGGAGCAGCAGCTCATTCAGGCTCAGTCCCAGCTGGTGGACgcccagagagagaaagagcgatcTTTACAACAGGCAGAGGAGCTTCAGTACCTGCTTGGTCAACTTAAG AGgtgcagtgagcagcagcagtgtgagctCCAGGAGGAGGTAAAGGCCCTGAGAGGACAGCTGGAGGTGACCAGGGAGCAGCTCCGCAGAGGTGGGGAGGAGAACACCTGCTTGCAGGCACTGCTGGAACAGAAGGCCCAGGAGGGGAGGAAATCCCAGGAACTCctagaggagaaaaacaaagaagtcaAGCTCAGGCAGCAAGACGCCCAACAG catcttGCCAAGTTGGAAGAGGCTGAGAGGCGGTGCCAGACCCTGCAcgcagacagaaagacactgaGGCAGAAGGTGGATGATCGAGAAAAGATGATGAATGTTCTGAGATTGCAGATGGAGAGGAGCAGCCAGATGACGGTGAAGCACAGCAGCGCCATCGACAACCTTCACCAGGAGAACAGCCTCCTCAGCAACCAGCTAAACCAGCACAAGCTAGAGATCCAGCAGCTCAGG GTTGAGTTAGACCAGCGCAAATCAGACCTGGCTGCTGCAGAGCAGGAGAGGCAGCGGCTACAGGCCTCTGTGGATGAACAAAGTCAGCATGTCCAACAGGAATGTCTGGAGAAACAGCAGCTCACCACCCAGGTGGAGCTCCAGCATGTGGAGTTACTTACCCTCAAGA AGGAGCTCAGACAGCTGAAACAGCTCCACAGCTGTAAGAAGGAGGAGCACGAGGGTGTGGTACTGAAGCTTCAGAGTCAGCTAAGGAGCGTTCATGATGAGCTGGACCAGGTCAGGAGCACCCTGAGGACCCTTGAGGGAGCTGATGGACATG GCCTCCAAGCAGCCATGGACATGCAGGAGAAGATCACTGCCAGGAGAGAACAGATCGACTCCCTGCAGGGCAAAATCCAACATTTAGAAGAGACTGTGGAGAAGCTGTACCAG GAAAAGCGCTACCAGAGCCTGGAGCACCAGCGTCACCTCCAGGAACTTAGCGTCGTCAGTACGGAGAAGAGACAACTTAGCAACGAGCTGGAGGCCCTTCGCTCCAAAGATAAACAGTTAATGGAGCGGATCGGCCAGCTGGAGGCAATCCTTCACAAG ATGTCAGAGAGCTTTGCAGACTGTCAAGATTTTATCCAGCTGCAGGAGCAGGAGTTTTTCCGTCTGAAACTCCAACATGTCCTGGACTTAAAG GAGTTCAGAGGACAGAATTTGCACACAGCTCTGAATGTACCTCCACCTCACCTGACCCCTGTGTCCCCATCTGCACTCACTGCTCAGCCCTCCTCCCAGCAAGCCTCCAACTCCCTGACCACG AGGCAGCAGGAGAGCCCCACCCAGGAGCTCAGGTCTCTTGTCAAAGAGCTGAGGGCCGTGATTTCAGAGAACCACAGACCACACACAGATAACATCGCCGCTGGCAGCAGCTTCCACAGGAGGAGGTCCGCGCCGGAGAGAACCACACC CAATACTGACAAGGCTGAAGAGGTAAAAGCTGACTGCAGATTTAGAAGAAAAACCTGCACCAG CGAGCCACATTTCCCGAAGACAGCTGATCAAAACAGGAAAGTTATCATCAACAAATCCTTCACTGAGAGTGAGTTTTCTTAA